A genomic region of Dreissena polymorpha isolate Duluth1 chromosome 4, UMN_Dpol_1.0, whole genome shotgun sequence contains the following coding sequences:
- the LOC127878634 gene encoding uncharacterized protein LOC127878634, with the protein MAIAGFGMRLSLHSDAVPTLFPDTDNFKALQPKALRPDELGAPKRKRDNYGAFAKRNRKTLDYYLSLGSKARKELLLVIRSKRLLSDIRMLSPAEQTSMLEAQHKVVCQFAPKFVCFSYAAMKQRLHLAALHSVSNAHRKHAEKKNGEKRYRISYPKYKAGHHVVKPVKEACNYDYVTELMVELLQLKQQFKSTRIAKQASSSILFSPPPLASSAKKILKNEAVQLHRSRFN; encoded by the exons ATGGCGATAGCGGGCTTTGGGATGAGACTGTCGCTGCATTCTGATGCAGTGCCAACTTTGTTCCCTGACACGGACAACTTCAAGGCATTACAGCCGAAAGCCCTAAGGCCAGACGAGTTAGGAGCCCCCAAACGGAAACGTGACAACTATGGTGCTTTTGCCAAGAGAAATCGCAAAACG CTGGACTATTACTTGTCTTTAGGCTCGAAGGCGCGCAAGGAATTACTGTTGGTCATCAGAAGCAAGCGTCTTCTCTCTGACATTCGCATGCTGTCACCAGCTGAACAGACCTCGATGCTGGAGGCTCAACACAAGGTGGTCTGCCAATTTGCGCCAAAATTTGTCTGCTTTTCATACGCAGCAATGAAACAGAG ATTGCATCTGGCAGCCCTGCATTCCGTTTCTAATGCGCACAGGAAACATGCAGAGAAGAAGAACGGCGAAAAGCGCTACAGGATTTCGTATCCAAAGTACAAGGCGGGACACCATGTCGTGAAACCTGTCAAAGAGGCCTGCAATTATG ATTATGTCACAGAGCTCATGGTTGAATTGCTGCAATTAAAACAACAGTTCAAGAGCACCCGGATTGCTAAGCAGGCATCTTCTTCCATTCTGTTCTCTCCACCACCATTAGCATCATCTGCGAAGAAAATTTTAAAGAATGAAGCAGTGCAGTTGCACCGCTCTAGGTTTAATTAA